The Salmo salar chromosome ssa19, Ssal_v3.1, whole genome shotgun sequence DNA window GCTGATACAGGAAGCTCAACTCAAATAAGATTCCAATCCAATCCTGTCATACATCACATCATGGGTTCACAAATTATTTGTCTATCCAACTGTTTGGTTTTTGTAACCGCATCGATATAGACAACATCCTGTCTCAGTTCATGTTGGACAATTTCATTTGAAACTGGTCAGGAAAAAGCCTGGGTTGACTTCATCGATTACATTTGTTGACTGCCAGACCATGTACATAAACCATGCCTTGCCATGATATCAATCATTTTGTATACATCGTTTGGCATGTCTCTTCTATTGCAGTTCATAGCCGCACTGACATGACAACGGAGTCGGAGTTCCAAACAGAATTTCTTCCCCAATGCtggccagtaactagctaacaccagatacGGATGAAAGTGAAACCCTAGAAGTATATTTGCCATAGATAAATAGGGGAAACCTTTAACACCCTGCTGTCAAATTTTGGCACcagtagtctagctagctaggtaaaccaCGTCCCTCTACGAACACGTCTTCTGCAATGATGGTTACAAGGcagtacttatttaaataaggtatgaGAATAAGACGTTACtattggtgtattaaaatgagcGGCTAAATGTGATGTTTCACCGATCCCCAATAAGCAAATAGTATCTGGATTCCTGAATTCAAGATTTTGACATAAAGGAGGAAGCAAGTCACTTTATGATCTAACTTTATCAATGTACCAGCGACAGTCATTTGTCATACTCTGATAGGGTTTAATCCAAGTCATCCAATTTGATGAtaaacatgattttgactgttcaGGACCTTTTAAAGATGCTTTTCATTCTCTGACATTCTAACCAAAACAGAAACTCAACCTGGACTGTCTGTTCCTCACCTACCAGTTTCAGGAAAGCCAGGTTTTAGGAAGCTGCAGCTGATGGACTTGATGAGCTTTCCTACTTGGAAAGCCTGAAATATTGTAGAGGTTTGCTGTTTAACTCATGTTTTGTTCTCCTCGTTTCATGTTTTCATGAAATCTGCCTGAAGCACTTGAACAGGTCTCCAGGTCGCCGATCATAGGCCACATAACGGTATGTATGTAATGTAGGTATGCATGTGCAGTTTGTCCCTTCTACGTGTACAGTATACACAGTGAGCGTAAAGGTGTGTGTTCAGTCTTTCAAGAACAAACATGTACATCCTTCCTTTGATTACAACAGAGCTTCTATTTAAACTTGTACAATAATACTGTATGGTAAGCTCGTCTCCAATTGAACAGAGAAAAAGTAAATTGACATTGATGGGAATTGAGAACAATCACTAATCTCTAATATCTAAATACATATATTTCATGAAATCATTTTTCATCAATTGACTGAGGTTGAAACTGAAACTTCATATTTACATTTTCTAACGGTTCGTTCACAGTCTAAACAGTTATTTTACAATAAATTGACATAGGGTAGGATtatatacaaaacacaggaaagAGAGATTTTAGAAATCCCTGCCGTCTAAATTGAGGTGCTTTAGAGTTTAAAATGCTGTTCTGGTTGGCTCCCTCCATTGCGCTTTTTGCTGATAAAGCGACACCACAGGGTCATGAGCAGGGATAGGACCGCACAAGCCAGCGCCACGGAAGCGCCCACCCACATCACCAACGGCAACTGTCCGCATTTCTGTCAATGTCAATGCGGAATAAAAAGAATCAAACACAGACCATACTACTGCCCCAAGGAAGGTCTGCTTGGGGTGTGAGTTTGAAGGCAAAAAGACCTTCTCACAGATATAAGACCCTTCTCCCTCTTAGCAGttctactgtgttgttgtgtatcaCCTTATTCTCTTGGATTCCCCTGAGCAGGGCAAAGCTGCTGAGATGGGTGCAGGAGCACACAGTTTGGGTGGAGTTGGACATCACTGAGGTGCAGCCCTGGATTGACCACGCCCCCTCACCATCCTCTGACCAATAAACACAGGTGGTATTCGCATCACTGGACTGGAGCACAGAGGAGATGAGACTCATATCATTTTATGAACAGCTAGGGTCTACTGCGTGCATATctgttaacatttttttttatgtctAATAAAACCTGTTTTAAAGAGATAGTTCACTTTATTTTGAAGTGAAATCCAGAATAATCTGGCTAGCATTTTTGTATCCATTAGTAGTGCATTCAAAAGCATGGGGATGTAGACCACACCGAGCTCTTTCCCCATGATTTTGAACACACCGCTAATGGACACAATCCATTTCCACTAGCATTGCTACATTCCCCAAAAATTGTAGCTAGGAGACCAGCTATAGAAATGTAAAAAACTGTTTGGAGCAAACAATCACAGTCTAGGGAAGTCAAAGATAAGCGAAAGAAGTGAACTATCACTGTAACTGTCAGTCAGCCTTTTGAGAAACACAATTGTTACCTTCAAGTGATTGAAGGTGAGAATGATAGGTTCAGACAGGTTTGTTGTATTGGGGTTGCTAACAGATACAGTCACCACTCTGGAGGAGAGCTGCTCAGAGCTGTTGGTCAAAGTCTGCAGACTCTTGTAGCTGAGCAAAATGGCAAACCCAAATCCTGCAAACAACATAACACAAAACCAATCCACTTAAAacatacagaaacacaaacaatataAAACAAAACCAATTCACAAATCATCAAGTATACAAACCCATCAACCTAAAATAAAACACACATGGTACACAAAATAtgccctatatacagtataataagcCCTGCACAAAACACAAAAGCCTCCACACAAATCCTACAAGATATAAAATAAAGAAACTTATAGAAATGTCAGTAAATATTTGTCACTCAGAAACTCCCAATTAGTTTTTTTAAGAAGGCCAATGCCACTGCAGCTGAGTGGGACTGTACCTGGGTAATTCGTGTCATCTCCGATCGCCGTCTCCCAGGTGGTGTCAAGTTGGATGTTTTCATTGGTTAGTCTGACTGGTCCTCGGGGTGGTGTCCTGTCCCTCCTCACCACAACTTCTACCTCTGTTTTTTAACATAGGGACAAAAATGTATACTGAGTAGAAATCACCATTATTGAAAGAACAAGTCGTCACTTAGTGGTCAATATGTTCTGTGTAAGGTTAAGTTGTGGTACCGGTGAGGTTAAAGTGATCACTAAATGTGTTTTCAGTATAAGTGTTACCTGTATGGCTTGTATTTATCCTGCTCACATTTTCTCTCAGCTGTGGAGCAATCAGTCTGATAGAGTTTTCTACTGTCCTCAGTAGTGTAGTCACTTTACCGCTGTTACCACCTTGACCATTGGACTGGAGTTGAAGAACATCAGTGACATTGGCCAGTACCTTTAGAAAAGACAGACAACAGAGACATGATgtaacgtgcgtgtgtgtgcgtgcgtgtgcgcgcttgtgtgtgcgtgtgtgtgtgtagctcagGGAGGCAACATACTGTCAAAAGCGCCTCTCCAGTCTTTTCTGTAGCTCCAGCCAACCCAGAGGAGTTACTCAACACCAAACAGTTGTTTCTCAAGAGAGACAAGAGGCTGTCAAAACCTGGTAGAgtctgagagagacagaaagtacacagaaagagagagaaggataaatgAGAAGAATATGGTGAATAATCAAGATGAAGAAAAGTACTTGAGAAAATAATCATTTAAAAAGAGGAAGAATTTACCTGTTCAGGTGTACTCTGAGTTGCATAAGGGTCACAATTCAGCTCTAAAGGAAAACCATGAATGTAGATGACCTCAGTTTGTAAAATACAACATAATGTATCAGGCCGGTCATCGTGATTGTGAAACTGGTAGGCTGGGTGGAGGTTTCAACAGATGGCCTCAAGATCAGTGGTCACAAGCGAAGACAATTGAGGTCAGCAGAAAATGAAAAGGTAGAACAAGCATTTCTCTCACCTTGACACTTAGTTTGGTTGTTGCCGTAGGTAGTGAATCCAGGGGTGCAATGACACCTGTAGCTGCCCTCCAGATTGAAGCAGGTTCCATTCTCGCCACAGGGGTATTTGTTCCCAGGCCCTATACACTCATTTACgtctgtgagtgtgagtgagagagagagagagagaaaggaagtggGGGAATAAGAAAGACGATGACAACATGGATGTGTCGGACACTGACCTGACAGAGTGATACTAAAGACACAATATCCGAAACACAATGTGGATAAGACGTTTCAAATAATTTCGGTCAATGCATTTATTATTTTTGCGGTACTGTTAGGTAAAGTGACTACCTCACCGGTACCACAACTTAACCTTACACAGAACACATTGACCCAAGGAGAATGGTGTTTCTCTCACCTACACACTTAGAACTTATGTTGCCATCCTGATGGAATCCCTGGAGACAACTGCACCAGTAGCTTCCCTTCATGTTGTGACAGGTTCCCCACGCCCCACAAATATGTCTGTCCTCACCACACTCATCAATGTCTGATAGTAAAAAGAAATGGTggggagagagatgatgatgaaagTGTATGTGATGAAAATGGGAGAGTACCAAAAAAATACAACATTGCAATtgtctgtatatacagtgcatttggaaagtattcagaccccttgaccccccccaaaaaataatacattacagccttattctaaaagagaTTAAAttaaatctacacacagtaccctataatgacaaagtggaaaaaactaaacagaaataccttatttgcataagtattcagaccctttgctatgagactcaaaattgagctcaggggcatcctgttttcattgatcgaccttgggatgtttctacaacttgattggagtccacctgtggtaaatccaattgattggacatgatttggaaaggcacacaccattctatataaggtcccacagttgacggtgcatgtcagagcaaaaaccaagccatgagggcaaaggaattgtccgtagaactccgagacaggattttgtcgaggcacagatctaggggaagggtaccaaaaaatgtctgcaccattgaaggtctccaagaacacagtggcctccatcattcttaaatggaagaagtttggaaccaccaagactcttattAGAGCTGGCTGCCCTGCTAAACTGAACAAtcatgggagaagggccttggtcagggaggtaactaagaacccgatggtcactctgacagagatccagagttcctctgtggcgatgggagaaccttccagaaggacaaccatctctgcagcattccaccaatcaggcctttatggtagagtggccaggcaaaagccactcctcagtaaaatgaacaacagctcgcttggagtttgccaaaaggcacctaaaggactctcagaccatgagaaacaaggttctctggtctgatgaaaccaacattgaactctttggcctgaatgccaatcgtcacgtctggaggaaacctggcaccatccctacgtgaAGCATGGTCGTGTGTGATAGCCAAATTATAAGATTGTTTAATACTGTTtatgcatcaaatggttgttttatgcaatagAATAGGTTACTATTAATACTTTCtcatgtgtctgtgtgaactgagaGGAGCCTCTGATGCTTAAACGCTGACAATTTATTTATGAATGGTT harbors:
- the LOC106579377 gene encoding adhesion G protein-coupled receptor E5, with translation MGVNLCFWILGLYLALPLEGIYPPLCQTGYKITMIGSGCYDIDECGEDRHICGAWGTCHNMKGSYWCSCLQGFHQDGNISSKCVDVNECIGPGNKYPCGENGTCFNLEGSYRCHCTPGFTTYGNNQTKCQELNCDPYATQSTPEQTLPGFDSLLSLLRNNCLVLSNSSGLAGATEKTGEALLTVLANVTDVLQLQSNGQGGNSGKVTTLLRTVENSIRLIAPQLRENVSRINTSHTEVEVVVRRDRTPPRGPVRLTNENIQLDTTWETAIGDDTNYPGFGFAILLSYKSLQTLTNSSEQLSSRVVTVSVSNPNTTNLSEPIILTFNHLKSSDANTTCVYWSEDGEGAWSIQGCTSVMSNSTQTVCSCTHLSSFALLRGIQENKKCGQLPLVMWVGASVALACAVLSLLMTLWCRFISKKRNGGSQPEQHFKL